In one Ictalurus furcatus strain D&B chromosome 28, Billie_1.0, whole genome shotgun sequence genomic region, the following are encoded:
- the las1l gene encoding ribosomal biogenesis protein LAS1L — protein MKKKRAEKRGHVVAWLNKAEWEQVVDYLHSREPALQTHALHRITAWKGRFGPSTPVAIETTANLVRCQILDRSGKLERDDLVLLYGMALTRFVNLILERKQGRVAKPLRRLASTMNIPEWIVNLRHDITHRRLPTLKWCRKGCEFVLNWLQQQYWSRQLSSLSDWNSSSEEEEDEEERTRRQEEEVTHRQREIERHKRARELLISYEREQFQVFEGLLKRGLGRGSWPSTSADLSWIIAQIQQLNSEARDALINTLVQDGFLIPTAEQLESLNIDPSEEVLDLLAPCVPPEFLRFWLPLLKVLTSNSFINQLLEKLFTELAKEPTNHRAYYASAWISEILHCNCRSESKAFRKMRTMKERVFNNRMSLRWHELISVCVNAPCAATPFLLQQILMDMDKPLPLDTQHNLLRLCTIYTQSHLGNYAPDNPDSSHPIYTLESLQERVGGAMQNRHTQSSDDTTDLAKAPPTQEVQEQLSAETMQERNAALRGSAWSVCTDKVPWKQYPLGKVPGQTGDPSCLMVETYTTLTVFDQQVTGHGHHGNQSVPLQSRTGSDGLLWTHNDITKLKAGLKLF, from the exons ATGAAGAAGAAGCGCGCGGAGAAGCGCGGCCATGTTGTCGCCTGGTTGAACAAAGCGGAGTGGGAGCAGGTGGTGGATTACCTGCACTCCCGCGAGCCCGCTTTACAGACGCACGCGCTGCACAGGATCACCGCGTGGAAGGGGAG gtttggGCCCAGTACTCCGGTTGCCATAGAGACCACGGCGAATCTGGTACGCTGTCAGATTCTGGACCGGAGCGGGAAATTGGAGCGAGACGATCTGGTGCTGCTGTATGGCATGGCGCtcaccag gtttgTTAATCTCATATTGGAGCGAAAGCAAGGCAGAGTGGCCAAACCACTGCGACGCCTCGCCAGCACT atgaaTATTCCAGAGTGGATTGTGAATCTGAGACATGACATCACACACCGCCGACTTCCCACGCTCAAATGGTGCCGCAAAG ggtgTGAGTTTGTGTTAAACTGGCTGCAGCAGCAGTACTGGTCTCGGCAGCTCAGCAGCCTGTCAGACTGGAACTCTTCAtccgaggaagaggaggatgaagaagagAGGACGAGAAGGCAAGAGGAGGAAGTGacgcacagacagagagagatcgagagacaca agagagcgagagagctgCTGATCTCCTACGAACGAGAACAGTTTCAg GTGTTTGAGGGTTTGTTGAAGCGAGGGTTGGGTCGGGGTTCGTGGCCCAGCACCAGCGCAGATCTCAGCTGGATCATCGCACAGATACAACAGCTCAACTCCGAGGCcag AGATGCACTGATCAACACGTTAGTGCAGGACGGGTTTCTGATCCCAACTGCAGAGCAGCTGGAGTCCCTGAACATCGACCcgtcag aggaggtGTTGGACCTGTTAGCCCCGTGTGTTCCTCCAGAGTTCCTCCGCTTCTGGTTGCCGCTGCTGAAGGTTCTGACCTCGAACTCGTTTATTAATCAGCTGCTGGAGAAGCTCTTCACTGAGCTCGCTAAAGAGCCGACCAATCACAGGGCTTATTACGCTTCAGCCTGGATCTCCGAGATTCTCCACTGCAACTGcagga gTGAGTCGAAGGCCTTCAGGAAGATGAGGACGATGAAGGAGCGGGTGTTCAATAACAGAATGTCGCTCCGATGGCATGAGCTCatatcagtgtgtgtgaacGCACCGTGTGCTGCTACACCGTTCCTGCTGCAaca GATTTTGATGGACATGGATAAGCCCCTCCCCCTGGACACACAGCATAACTTGCTCCGCCTCTGCACCATCTACACCCAGAGTCACCTTGGCAACTATGCACCTGACAATCCAGACTCCTCCCACCCTATCTACACACTCGAGAGCCTCCAGGAGAGAGTGGGCGGGGCCATGCAAAACAGACACACCCAGTCATCCGATGACACGACAGATCTGGCCAAGGCTCCGCCCACACAGGAAGTGCAGGAGCAGCTGAGTGCAGAAACGATGCAGGAAAGAAACGCAGCGTTACGAGGTTCAGcgtggagtgtgtgtacag atAAGGTTCCCTGGAAGCAGTACCCTCTGGGGAAGGTTCCGGGTCAGACGGGCGATCCGTCGTGTCTGATGGTGGAGACGTATACCACGCTGACTGTGTTCGACCAGCAGGTCACGGGTCATGGTCACCACGGCAACCAGAG TGTGCCACTTCAGAGCAGAACCGGATCAGACGGACTCCTGTGGACTCACAACGACATCACCAAGCTCAAAGCTGGACTAAAACTcttctaa
- the zc3h12b gene encoding probable ribonuclease ZC3H12B, protein MVLELAAPASAGPLLQRSIPHIERVFRVRVSCSAADTHTHTHTRAHTATGTHTDTGTDTDPDPRSDPETGGGVVVIIQDGTEEDCSRAKDYIVCLISPALRHHERLTLWLQRRLREPESSEAREHVPELMEDEEGEEEGSSSESEGERRSAGRGHGGGEGGRRKTELMMATKPHRQLCRSPCLDRPSFSQSSTLQELRAEDSPVTPTSSSLALPTPSVGHAPSDRDYQSKMEFALKLGYSGEQVEAVLSKLGPSALTNDVLAELVRLGNKGEIEAQTQTQTSTGLTPTGLTLTPRGSGAKEAVSPEASLEEETNDTYDNLRPIVIDGSNVAMSHGNKEVFSCLGIQLAVDWFLERGHKDITVFVPAWRKEQSRPDAPITDQEILRKLEKEKILVFTPSRRVQGRRVVCYDDRFIVKLACDSDGIIVSNDNYRDLQNEKPEWKKFIEERLLMYSFVNDKFMPPDDPLGRHGPSLENFLRKRPVVPEHKKQPCPYGKKCTYGHKCKYYHPERAAQPIRSVADELRAFAKLSAVKTMSEGALVKCGTSGTTAKGDCSEVKRVAPKRQSDPSIRSVGCEQEERLCPARKAEASSVPSLVTALSVPTMPPTKSHAAGALNTRSASSPVPGSLHFTHSSLEHAGSIQYPPILVTNSQGASVAYSEPFPKYDSVVSDHGYYSMLSDFSTMSLGSMQDSFCSLEQPDPVGVGGGYPGRASSICPESGRSHSSDSFSSYGGEMYSMEGSLDDGMKGPQSAQSQVQSQAQSRLQAFAHGFHHEALTRVQSYGTDEPKPGPRKQSSAHLVPHAQHQVVGARSSCPGDYPPLPQNVLPSSGPAQPGRSLGMTRMDSISDSRLYESNPLRQRRPPLCREQHASWDPLPCGNEPYGYGGYGLTGGLMPCCERVMVRSMPEKMEQIWRSPWDMPSGPHGPMEPQERHPIPEHQYQTYRNLCNIFPAYVVHSVMEKNPHMTDPQQLAAVIVTKLRSCH, encoded by the exons GACTACATCGTGTGTCTGATCTCTCCGGCACTGAGGCATCATGAGCGTTTGACCCTGTGGCTCCAGCGTCGTCTTCGTGAGCCTGAGAGCTCCGAGGCCCGAGAGCATGTGCCTGAGCTGATGGAGGACgaggaaggagaggaagaagggaGTAGCTCGGAGAGCGAAGGAGAGAGACGGAGTGCAGGAAGAGGACacggaggaggagaaggaggaaggagGAAAACCGAGCTGATGATGGCGACTAAGCCTCACCGCCAGCTGTGTCGCTCTCCGTGTCTGGACCGTCCGAGTTTCAGCCAGAGCAGCACGCTACAGGAACTGCGCGCTGAAGACTCTCCGGTCACTCCCACTTCCTCATCACTGGCACTGCCCACTCCCTCAGTGGGCCACGCCCCTTCAGATCGGGACTACCAGAGCAAAATGGAGTTTGCGCTGAAACTAGGCTACTCTGGCGAGCAGGTGGAGGCCGTGCTGAGCAAACTGGGACCGAGTGCGCTCACTAACGACGTCCTGGCCGAACTCGTGCGTCTCGGGAATAAAGGAGAAATCGAAGCACAAACGCAGACGCAAACGTCCACCGGATTAACGCCGACCGGGTTAACGCTAACCCCACGCGGCTCTGGAGCGAAAGAAGCCGTGAGTCCTGAGGCTTCACTCGAGGAGGAGACAAACGACACGTACGATAACCTCCGACCCATCGTTATAGACGGATCCAACGTGGCCATGAG CCATGGAAACAAAGAGGTTTTCTCATGCCTGGGCATCCAGTTGGCGGTTGACTGGTTCCTGGAGCGAGGACACAAAGACATCACAGTGTTTGTACCGGCATGGAGGAAAGAGCAGTCCCGACCCGACGCTCCTATAACAg ATCAGGAAATCCTGAGGAagctggagaaagaaaaaatcctTGTCTTCACTCCTTCCCGTCGAGTCCAGGGACGACGTGTCGTCTGTTACGACGATCGGTTTATTGTTAAATTGGCATGCGATTCAGACGGCATCATCGTGTCCAACGACAACTATCGAGATCTGCAGAATGAAAAGCCAGAGTGGAAAAAGTTCATCGAGGAACGGCTTCTCATGTACAGTTTTGTCAATGACAA GTTTATGCCACCGGATGACCCACTAGGCCGACATGGCCCAAGCCTGGAAAACTTTCTCCGCAAGCGGCCTGTCGTGCCAGAGCACAAAAAGCAACCGTGTCCTTATG GTAAGAAGTGCACGTATGGTCACAAGTGCAAGTACTACCACCCGGAGAGAGCAGCGCAGCCTATCCGATCTGTCGCAGACGAACTCAGAGCTTTTGCCAAGCTGTCTGCCGTCAAGACCATGAGTGAAGGTGCTCTTGTAAAATGTGGCACTTCTGGCACCACTGCAAAAGGGGACTGTTCTGAGGTGAAACGTGTGGCGCCGAAACGTCAGTCGGACCCGAGCATTCGTTCAGTGGGCTGCGAGCAGGAGGAGCGACTCTGCCCGGCTCGGAAAGCCGAAGCTAGTTCGGTTCCATCTTTAGTGACGGCTCTTAGCGTCCCGACCATGCCGCCGACAAAAAGTCACGCAGCCGGGGCATTGAACACTCGTTCTGCTAGTAGCCCTGTACCGGGGTCGCTTCACTTCACACACAGCTCGCTAGAACACGCCGGAAGCATCCAATACCCTCCGATCTTGGTCACCAACAGCCAGGGTGCATCCGTGGCATACAGTGAACCTTTTCCCAAATACGATTCCGTAGTTAGTGACCATGGCTACTATTCAATGCTGAGCGATTTCTCCACCATGAGCTTAGGAAGCATGCAAGACAGCTTCTGTAGCTTAGAACAGCCGGATCCGGTCGGAGTCGGAGGAGGATATCCTGGTCGAGCTTCCAGCATTTGTCCTGAATCTGGACGCAGCCACTCTTCGGACTCGTTCTCCTCTTACGGTGGAGAGATGTACTCCATGGAAGGTAGCTTGGATGATGGGATGAAGGGTCCACAATCTGCACAATCCCAAGTGCAATCCCAAGCACAGTCCCGCTTGCAAGCATTTGCACATGGGTTCCACCATGAGGCTTTGACGAGAGTCCAAAGTTATGGCACGGATGAACCCAAACCGGGACCACGCAAACAATCCTCGGCCCACCTCGTGCCTCACGCGCAGCATCAGGTGGTTGGAGCTCGATCCAGTTGCCCGGGTGACTATCCTCCGCTTCCCCAGAACGTGTTGCCTTCGTCTGGCCCTGCTCAGCCGGGCAGATCCTTGGGAATGACACGAATGGACAGCATTTCAGATTCCCGTCTTTACGAAAGTAACCCCCTTCGGCAGCGTCGGCCCCCTCTGTGTCGAGAGCAACATGCCAGCTGGGATCCTTTGCCGTGTGGGAATGAGCCTTACGGGTACGGAGGTTACGGCTTGACGGGAGGACTCATGCCTTGTTGCGAACGAGTCATGGTTCGGAGTATGCCAGAAAAGATGGAACAGATTTGGAGGTCACCATGGGATATGCCATCAGGACCTCACGGACCGATGGAACCACAAGAGCGACATCCGATCCCTGAACATCAGTACCAGACTTACCGAAACCTCTGCAATATCTTCCCAGCATACGTAGTCCACTCGGTCATGGAGAAGAATCCTCATATGACGGATCCTCAGCAGCTAGCTGCAGTTATTGTAACGAAACTACGGTCCTGTCATTGA